In Actinoplanes octamycinicus, the genomic window GATGGCCACCAGCCGGGTCAGGATCGCGGCGACCACCAGGGCGGCCAGCGGGACCAGCCAGAGCGGCGCCGGCCCGTGCCACTGCGCGCCGGCCAGGGTCCCGAACCAGGCGAGCGCCACCAGCAGCGAGACGAAGACCGGGATCGGCACACCGAGCAGCGCGCCGTGGCCGTGCCCGGCCTCCGGGTCGGCGCCGCCCACGATCACCACGAGCCAGTAACCGATCACCAGGATCAGCAACGGGGTCAGGAGAACGGTGGGGAAGCTCAGGGCGGCCTCGACGAATCCGTTCCCCATGAAGACTCGGTCCTGTTCTCTCGCAGCGGGCTCACAGGGTGACAGCCGCCGTCAATCCGCGCTGTCCAGGGACAGACAGTCCGGGGATAACCATGGCCTTCATCGGTCGATCACGGAAGGGGAGACTTGGGTCATGGATCGGGAACAACTGGCCCATTTTCTTCGGACCCGCCGCGAGGCCCTGCAACCGGAGGATGTCGGACTGCCGCGCGGGCCGCGCCGGCGGACCGGTGGCCTGCGGCGGGAGGAGGTGGCGGCGCTGGCCGGCATGTCGGCCGACTACTACGGGCGAATCGAGCAGCAGCGCGGCCCGGCGCCGTCCGACCAGATGCTGGCCGCGCTGGCCCGGGCCATGCACCTGAGCCTGGCCGAGCGGGACCACCTGTTCCGGCTGGGCGGGCACCCGGCGCCGCGCCGGTCGCTGCGCGACGACCACATCAGCCCCGGCATGATGCGGATCGTCGACCGGCTGATGGACACCCCGGCCATGGTGCTGTCCCGGTGCGGCGAGACGCTGCGCCAGACGCCGATGGCGCAGGCCCTGTTCGGTGACGAGACCCGGTTCACCGGGCTGGCCCGGGCGACCGTCTACCGCTGGTTCACCGACCCGGCGAGCCGGCGCGTCTACCCGGAGCGGGACCACCCGAAGCACGCGCGGTACTTCACCGCGAGCCTGCGCCGGGCCTACACGGCCGACCCGGACGGCCGGGCCGGGGAGATCGTCGCGGCGCTGCTCGCGGCCAGCCCCGAGTTCGCCGCGCTCTGGGACGAGCACCAGGTCGGCCTGACCCACGTCGACCGCAAGACGCTGGTCCACCCGGACCTCGGCGAGCTCGAACTGTGGTGCCAGAACCTGCACGACCCGGAGCAGGAACACACCCTGCTGGTGTTCACCGCGGCGCCCGGTTCGCCCAGTTACGAGAAGCTGCAACTGCTCGCCGCCGTCGCCTGACGACCACACCGCTTTTTCGTACGAAAAAGGCTCTTTCGCTCCGCAACTCCTGGAAAGGCTGTGCCATGCCCAGAATCGCCCTGATCACCGGTGGCAACCGCGGACTCGGCCGGGCCACCGCCCTGGCCCTGATCGAGGCCGGCATCGAGGTGATCTACACGCACCGCGGCGACCCCGGCGAGAAGATCGACGCGATCCCGCTGGAGCTCACCGTCGGCGCCCTCGAGACCTACGACGACTTCGCCACCGAGCTGCGGCGGGTGCTGCGCGACCGGTTCGGCCGGGAGGACTTCGACTTCCTGGTCAACAACGCCGGCGTCGGGGTGCACGCGTCGATCGCCGACACCACCGTCGAGGCCTTCGACGAGCTGCTGAACGTGCACTTCCGCGGCGTCTTCTTCCTGACCCAGAAGCTGCTCCCGCTGATCGCCGACGGGGGCCGGATCGTCAACCTGTCGACCGGTCTGGCCCGGTTCACCGGGGACGGCTACGCCGCCTACGCCTCGATGAAGGGCGCCATCGAGGTCTTCACCCGCTACCTGGCCAAGGAGGCGGCCGCCCGTGGCATCACCGCCAACACGGTCGCCCCCGGCCCGGCCGCCACCGAGTTCGCCGGCGGCATGCTGCGGGACAACGAGCAGGTCCGCGAGGGTCTGGCCCGGGTGATCGCGCTCGGCCGGGTCGGTGAGCCGGAGGAGATCGCCGGCGTCATCACCGCGATGCTCGGCACCGACACCCGCTGGATCACCGGCCAGCGGATCGAGGCCTCCGGCGGCATGCACCTCTAGGCGCTAAGGCCTAGGCGACGTCCAGGTCGTTGAGGCGGTTGATCTCGCTGCCCTGCTCGACCGCCGTCTCATTGGCCATTTCGGACAGTCGCTGATCCATCCCGCCGCGCAGCAGATCACCGGCCATCTGCTGCGCGCCGCGGTGGTGCTCGATCATCATGGTCACGAACCGGCGGTCGAAGTCGGCGCCACGCGCCCCGGCCAGCGTGCTCATCGCGGCCGCGGTCTGCATCCCGGGCATCCCGGCGTGGTCGTGGCCGGGCTCGTTCTCCGGCTTGCCGCGGTCCCGCAGCCAGGACCGGAGCACCTCGATCTCGGGTTGCTGGGCGGCGCTGATCCGGCCGGCCAGGGCACGCACCCCGGCGTTCCCGGCCCGGCCGGTGGCCAGCCCGGCCATCTCGACGGCCTGCGCGTGGTGCGCGATCATCATCTGCGCGTAGGTCACGTCGATCGCGTTGTAGAGCGATCCGTCCGGCGCCTCAAGATGATCGGAGTCGGTCACAACGGCGGACTCCCCGGGGCGTCCCGGCACCACCACGCGGACCGGGGGAGCGGCAGCCGGCGGCTCCTCCCGGCGCTGCGACAGCACCACGGTCGCCGCCACGGCGACCAGAACGACGGGCACAACGATCCACATCCGGCGATTCATCGATCCCCCTCCGGCGGCTATCGTAGCCAAAGTCATCGATGTCGCTGGTGGTGCGCACACGTTCACATGTGGTGCCCGCCGGTGACTCGCAGCCGGAAGGAGCTCCATGAAGCACCTGGCCTCACGAGGGCTGGCCGCGATCGCGATCATGCTCAGCCTGACGGTCGCCGCACCGGCCCGGGCCGGCACGACCGCCGTGCCCGGGGTGGACGAGATCGTCAGCAGCCCGAACATCACCCAGGTCGGCCACCTGGACAACAAGACCGGCGGCCCGTTCGCCGCGGAGAACTCGTACAACACCGACTGGGCGTTCCGCGGACACTACGCGTTCAGCGGCAACTACAACGGCTTCACCGTCTACGACATCAGCAACCCGCGCGACCCGAAGATCGCCACCCAGGTGCTCTGCCCGGGCTCGCAGAACGACCTGTCGATCCACGGCGACCTGCTCTTCCTGGCCACCGACTCGCAGCGCTCCGACGACTCGTGCGCCAGCGTCGCGGTGCCCGGCACCGCGCCGGCCGAGACGCCGCGCTGGGAGGGGATCAAGGTCTTCGACGTCAAGGACCCGCTGAACCCGCGCTACGTGGCCGCGGTCAAGACCGACTGCGGCTCGCACACCGAGACGCTGGTCCCGGGCAAGGGCCGCGACAAATCGGTTTATCTGTACGTGTCGTCGTACAACCTGTCGGGCGCGAGCGTGCCGAACTGCGCGCTGCCGCACGACAAGATCTCGATCGTCAAGGTGCCGCTGCGGAACCCGGCCGCGGCCGCCGTGGTGGCCACCCCGGTGCTGTTCCCGGACGGCGGCTACGAGGGTGACGAGGACAGCTCGCCGACCACCGGATGCCACGACATCACCGCGTACCCGCAGCGGGACATCGCGGCCGGCGCCTGCATGGGCGACGGCGCGCTGTTCGACATCTCGAACCCGGTGGCGCCCAAGGTGATCACCACGGTCCGGGACACGACGAACTTCGCGTTCTGGCACTCGGCGACGTTCAACAACGCCGGCACCAAGGTGGTCTTCACCGACGAGCTGGGCGGCGGTGGCGGCGCGACCTGCAACCCGACCGTCGGCCCGGACCGCGGCGCCGACGCGATCTACGACATCACCGGCAAGGGCAAGCGGCTCACCCTGCAGTTCCGCAGCTACTTCAAGATCCCGCGGGAGAACGCCGCGACCGAGAACTGCGTGGCCCACAACGGCTCGCTGATCCCGGTGCCCGGCCGCGACGTCATGGTGCAGGCCTGGTACCAGGGCGGCATCTCGATCTGGGACTTCACCGACTCGCGCAAGCCGGTGGAGATCGCCTACTGGGAGCGCGGGCCGCTGAGCACCGAGCGGCTGATCCTGGGCGGCTCCTGGTCGGCGTACTGGTACAACGGCTACGTCTACTCCAGCGACATCCAGAAGGGCCTGGACGTGCTGAAGGTCGACGACCGCCGGCTGCGCGGCGCCGACTGGTTCCGGACCCGGCAGTTCAACGCGCAGACCCAGGAGAACTTCTTCACCTGGTGACGCGGACGCGCCCGGCCGGTGTCAGCGCACCGGCTGGGCGCCCGCCCGGCGATCGTGCTTGCGCCGGTACATCGCGGCGTCCGCCTCACGCAGCAGCCGGTCCCCGTCGCCGGGCCGGCCGGAGGCCACCCCGACGCTGGCGCCCACGGTCAGCCAGTGCCCGCCGATCAGCATCGGCTCGGCGACCACCGCGGCGATCCGCTCGGCCAGCCGCGCCGCCGCGTCCGGCCCGGCGCCGCGGAGCAGCACGGCGAACTCGTCGCCGCCCAGCCGGGCGGCCACCTCGCCGGACCCGAGCAGCCCGCTCAGCCGCTCGGCGACCTGCATCAGCACCTGGTCGCCGGCGTGGTGCCCGTGCCGGTCGTTGATCGCCTTGAACCCGTCCAGGTCGATCAGCAGCATGCTGATCGCGGCCTGGCCGGTGGCGCCGGCCGCCTCGTCGATCCGGCGCTGCAGCAGCACCCGGTTGGCCAGTCCGGTCAGCGCGTCGTGGGTGGCCTGCCGCTGCAACTCGTCGTGCAGCGCGCGGGTCTCGCTGGCGTCCCGGGCGTTGATCACCACGCCCCGGACGTTCGGGTTCTGATACAGGTCGGTGCTGATCAGATCCAGCCATCGGTACGTGCCGTCCGCGTGCTGCCAGCGCACCTGGGCGGCCACGCTGCGGCCCGGCTCGGCGAGCCTTCGGGCCACGTGCTCGTCCACCGTCAGCAGGTCGTCCGGGTGCGTGCAGTCGTACAGCGAGGTGCCGAGCAGCTCCGCCGGGTCCCGGCCGAGTACCCGCTCGGCGGCCGGGCTGGCGTACCGCACCACGCCGTCGCGGCGCACCACGACGGTCAGGTCGGAGGTGTTCTGGACCAGCGCCCGGAACCACTCCCGCTGCTGGTCGAGCTCGGTCAGCAGCCGCTCGTTGTCACGGACCGCGGAGAGCTGGCGGCCGAGCACCAGCGTGGTGATCGCCACCGCGCCCAGCGCCACGCCCCAGGTCCGCAGGCCGGGCTCGCCGCCGTGCAGCGCACTGACCAGCAGCACCTGGGTGGCGATCACGGCGAGGTAGGGCAGCCGGCTGGGCCGGTGCCCGGGCGCCCGGTCGCCGGCCGGGCCGGCCGGCCGGGTGTGCAGCAGCTGGAGTCGCAGCGTGCTCAGGATGACCACGCAGGGCAGGAGCTGGACCAGCGGCAGCACGCCGGGCGGCAGGGCGTCGCCGAACAGCACGCCGGCCACCGAGGCGCCCAGCGCGGTCCCGGCCACCCCGAAGCAGCCGAGCAGCCCGGCCGCCCGGGTGAACGGCGCGGTGCCACTGAAGATCAGTTTGAGCAGCCCGAACGTGATCAGCATCATCACCACGGCGGTGGCCGCGGCGCCCCACCGGCTGGCGTCGTCCGCGCCGCCCAGCTCGTCGGCGAGCAGGAAGTACCAGAGGAAGACGGCGACGCCGGTGAGCACGGTGGCCGCGTCCAGCCAGAGCCGCAGCCGCTGCCGGCCCTCGCCGCCGAGCGGATGCCGCAGCATCGCGCCGACCACGATCGCCATGCCGGTCACCACGAACGCGGTCTGCACGACGCTGATCCGCCCGCCGGCTCCGGCGTACACCAGAACGGTCTGGAATCCGTCGCCGAGCGCGCACGCCCCGCAGGCCACGGCCACCGCCCGCCAGAACCGGCGAGCCGTCGCCGGGACGTCCGGGTGGGTGGCCAGCCGCGCGGCGAAACACACGTCCAGCAGGTCGATCGCCGTCTGCACGGTCCACGACGCGCCGTTGCCGCCCAGGCCGGTGAGGAAGAGCGGGAATAGCAGCAGGGTGCCGAGCAGCAGGGCGAGCAGCACCGGGTCGGCGGCGCCGGCTGGTCTGCGCATGATCGCTCCCGTCGTGGACGCACTGTTCGGTCCGGACGGTCTGATCGGCCCCGGCGGCCGCCAGATGAGGAACTTTAAATCCGAGTTAATCCGGACACCGATACCGCGGAAGTCGCCCATACTGGCTCGAACCGTGCCGTTGGCGGCACCGACGGCCCGGGCCGGTTCCCACGCGGGCGAAGGGGCCGGCCCGGGTCCCGCCCCCGCCGCCACCTGCGGGTGAACCCGCCCGCGCGGCGCGCCGCGTCCCCCGGCCGGCCAGCGCGGACGGATACCTTGACAGCCATGACGACGACCGCGCGCCGCACCTCGGCGCTCCGGTCGTTGCCCGCGCTCCTGGCACTGCTGCTGGCCTTCCTCGCGGCTCCCGCGACCCCGGCCACCATCGCACCGGTCGTCCAGGGCGCCTCCGTTTCCGCCGCGGCCACGGTCTCCAGCACCGCCGCGACCACCTCCGCCGCACCGGCTCCGGCCGCTCCGGCCGAGGTCACCGCTCCGCCCGCCGAGCCGGTCTCCGGCTGCCCGGTCACCGACCGCACGCGCGTCCTGCCCGCGCAGCGCTCGGCCGGGTCCGCGGGTTCGCGAGCGCCGCCCCGCACCGTCGCCTGAACCCCGGGAACGGCCGTCCATCGGCTGTTCCCGCGGTCGTGTGCACGTGCCCGGCCAGCGGAAACCGACGAGCGGAAACGGACGAAACGCATGAACATGGTCGCCGAAATGCTGATGAACGAGCCGGCCCCGGTGGCGATCTGGGGTGCCCTCTGGCTGGCCACCGTGCCGGCCATGGTGGTCCTGGCCAGTCCGGCCAAAGTTCGCAATCCGGGCCGGGCGCTGGCCGAGGCGTGGGCGTTTCTGATCGGCCGCCCGGCCCGGCCGCGGGCGGCGGCCGAGGCCGCCGCGCCGCTCGACTTCTTCGCGACCGACGCGGTCTCCGCCGAGTTCGCGGTGGAGGCGGCGGTCTCCTACCGCACGGTCGCCGCGGAGGAGGGAGCCGCTTTCCGGTACGCCGTTCCGGCCGCCCCCGCCGCACCCCTTTCCGCCGCCGCCGAATCCGTTTCCGTCGCCGTTCCGCTCTCGTCCGCCGCGGCTCTCTCATCGGTCTCATTCGATTCGGAGGAGACCGTTCCCACGAATCGGGTCATGGGCGGCGCGCCAGTTCTGAATGCGGCCATTTCCGCGGGCGTGGCGGCATCCGGCTCGCCTGTTCCGGGTGAGGCGTCACCCGGTTTCCGGTCAGCCGTCCCGGACGGCGTGGCGGGCTTCTCCGACGGCGTGGTGGGCCTCTCCGACGGCGTGGTGGGCCTCTCGGACGGCGTGGCGGGCTTCTCCGACGGCCTGGCGGACCTCTCCGACGGCTTGCTGGGCTCCTCGGACGGACTTCCGGGTGTCGCTGCGCTTTCGAGCCGTCTGCCGGGCGGCTGGGCTGCTCCGGGCGCCGAGTGCACCTCGGGAGGCTGGGCTCCGGCCGGCAAGCGCTCGCCGGGGCGCATGGAGCTGCTCCGCCGGATCTTCCGAGGCTCCGCTGCGCGGCGTGCGGACCGGCTCCGGGCCGAGGCCGGGGCGGTCCGGACGGTCCGCTACGCCGAGGAGGTCCGGGTCGCGGCCGAGCGCGCCGGATACGCCACCGACCGCTGGCAGGAGCACTGGGAGGCGGCCGCCGAACGGGTCGACGCGGCGTTCCGGGCCTGGCAGGCAGCCGACTCCCGGGCCCGGCGCAGCCGGCGGGCGGCGGCCTTCGGCACCCCGTACACCGCGCAGAGCCCCGCCGAGTACGCCGACCGCGAGCGCCACCTGCACCTGGCCGTCCGGGCCGCCGCCGAGCGTGGCGAACTGCCGACCAGCGCGGTCGCCGACGCCCTGACCGGCCGGGGCGGCTGGGACGCCCGGCTGCACCCGGTCGAGCAGGAACTGGTCATCCAGCGGGCCAGCGCGGACCACCTGGAGGCGGTCTGGCAGCGCGCCGTCGAAGCCGAGGCGCTGGCCTGGCGCGACTCGCAGGCCGCCCGGCGCAACTGGCACAGCCTCTGCCAGGAGGCGATCCTGGCGGCCGCGCACGCCACCGCGGTCCGGCACCTGCTGCCCGCGGAGCCGGTCGCGGTCCTGGTCACCGGGCACCACGCTCCGGTTGCCCGGGTTGCTTGACCGTCCGGTGGCGCCTGACCTTCTGGTGGCGCTTGACCGTGGCGCTTGACCTTCTGGTGGCGCTTGACCGTGGCGCTTGACCTTCTGGTGGCGCTTGACCGTGGGTCTTGACCGTCTCGTAGCGCTTTGACCGTCCGGCGGCGCTTGACCGTCCGGTGGCCCCTCGCTAGCTGTGCTTCGCTGCGTGTGCTCAGCTGCCTGTGCTGAGCTACCTGCGATGTGCTCCCTGCGGTCCGCTCGCTGTGGCTTGCTGCAGGTGCTGAGCTTCCTGCGGTCTGCTGCCTGCGCTTCACCAGCTGTGCTTAGCTGCCGGTGCTGAGCTTCCTGCGCTTTGTTGCCTGCGCTTCGCCAGCTGTACTCAGCTGCCTGTGCTCAGCTATCTGCGCTTTGCGGCCTGTGCTTCGCTGCGTGTGCTCAGCTTTCTGCCGTTCGCTGGCTGCGCTTCGCTAGCCGTGCTCCGCTCCCTGCGCCTTG contains:
- a CDS encoding helix-turn-helix transcriptional regulator, with amino-acid sequence MDREQLAHFLRTRREALQPEDVGLPRGPRRRTGGLRREEVAALAGMSADYYGRIEQQRGPAPSDQMLAALARAMHLSLAERDHLFRLGGHPAPRRSLRDDHISPGMMRIVDRLMDTPAMVLSRCGETLRQTPMAQALFGDETRFTGLARATVYRWFTDPASRRVYPERDHPKHARYFTASLRRAYTADPDGRAGEIVAALLAASPEFAALWDEHQVGLTHVDRKTLVHPDLGELELWCQNLHDPEQEHTLLVFTAAPGSPSYEKLQLLAAVA
- a CDS encoding DUF305 domain-containing protein; this translates as MWIVVPVVLVAVAATVVLSQRREEPPAAAPPVRVVVPGRPGESAVVTDSDHLEAPDGSLYNAIDVTYAQMMIAHHAQAVEMAGLATGRAGNAGVRALAGRISAAQQPEIEVLRSWLRDRGKPENEPGHDHAGMPGMQTAAAMSTLAGARGADFDRRFVTMMIEHHRGAQQMAGDLLRGGMDQRLSEMANETAVEQGSEINRLNDLDVA
- a CDS encoding diguanylate cyclase domain-containing protein, coding for MRRPAGAADPVLLALLLGTLLLFPLFLTGLGGNGASWTVQTAIDLLDVCFAARLATHPDVPATARRFWRAVAVACGACALGDGFQTVLVYAGAGGRISVVQTAFVVTGMAIVVGAMLRHPLGGEGRQRLRLWLDAATVLTGVAVFLWYFLLADELGGADDASRWGAAATAVVMMLITFGLLKLIFSGTAPFTRAAGLLGCFGVAGTALGASVAGVLFGDALPPGVLPLVQLLPCVVILSTLRLQLLHTRPAGPAGDRAPGHRPSRLPYLAVIATQVLLVSALHGGEPGLRTWGVALGAVAITTLVLGRQLSAVRDNERLLTELDQQREWFRALVQNTSDLTVVVRRDGVVRYASPAAERVLGRDPAELLGTSLYDCTHPDDLLTVDEHVARRLAEPGRSVAAQVRWQHADGTYRWLDLISTDLYQNPNVRGVVINARDASETRALHDELQRQATHDALTGLANRVLLQRRIDEAAGATGQAAISMLLIDLDGFKAINDRHGHHAGDQVLMQVAERLSGLLGSGEVAARLGGDEFAVLLRGAGPDAAARLAERIAAVVAEPMLIGGHWLTVGASVGVASGRPGDGDRLLREADAAMYRRKHDRRAGAQPVR
- a CDS encoding LVIVD repeat-containing protein; its protein translation is MKHLASRGLAAIAIMLSLTVAAPARAGTTAVPGVDEIVSSPNITQVGHLDNKTGGPFAAENSYNTDWAFRGHYAFSGNYNGFTVYDISNPRDPKIATQVLCPGSQNDLSIHGDLLFLATDSQRSDDSCASVAVPGTAPAETPRWEGIKVFDVKDPLNPRYVAAVKTDCGSHTETLVPGKGRDKSVYLYVSSYNLSGASVPNCALPHDKISIVKVPLRNPAAAAVVATPVLFPDGGYEGDEDSSPTTGCHDITAYPQRDIAAGACMGDGALFDISNPVAPKVITTVRDTTNFAFWHSATFNNAGTKVVFTDELGGGGGATCNPTVGPDRGADAIYDITGKGKRLTLQFRSYFKIPRENAATENCVAHNGSLIPVPGRDVMVQAWYQGGISIWDFTDSRKPVEIAYWERGPLSTERLILGGSWSAYWYNGYVYSSDIQKGLDVLKVDDRRLRGADWFRTRQFNAQTQENFFTW
- a CDS encoding SDR family NAD(P)-dependent oxidoreductase — its product is MPRIALITGGNRGLGRATALALIEAGIEVIYTHRGDPGEKIDAIPLELTVGALETYDDFATELRRVLRDRFGREDFDFLVNNAGVGVHASIADTTVEAFDELLNVHFRGVFFLTQKLLPLIADGGRIVNLSTGLARFTGDGYAAYASMKGAIEVFTRYLAKEAAARGITANTVAPGPAATEFAGGMLRDNEQVREGLARVIALGRVGEPEEIAGVITAMLGTDTRWITGQRIEASGGMHL